A region from the Benincasa hispida cultivar B227 chromosome 12, ASM972705v1, whole genome shotgun sequence genome encodes:
- the LOC120067818 gene encoding uncharacterized protein LOC120067818, producing the protein MKDRFHRRNAAVASALAAVVKPAAYLIILFLTYALGYLSSSRSTSSFSSSRSPPPSSDITSSYYYSPTPQLFQVTDTPTDLKQFRITTRCSPPIPHHQVRLTILQKVFNGKSPFHGFPPPHVAELLHPKKIKGWGSNGAVFENLVKQVKPRTIIEVGSFLGASATHMAELTRQLGLQTQILCVDDFRGWPGFLDRFKDLYMVNGDVSLLYQFMQNVVAMNASGSVIPLPFSTGSVLDSLCELGVYGDLIEVDAGHDFNSAWSDINRAYRILRPGGVLFGHDYFTAADNRGVRRAVNLFAQLNGFKVKVDGQHWVLISH; encoded by the coding sequence atGAAGGACAGATTCCACCGCCGCAACGCCGCCGTTGCCTCCGCCCTCGCTGCCGTCGTCAAGCCCGCCGCCTATTTAATCATCCTCTTCCTAACCTACGCTCTCGGCTATTTATCATCATCCCGCTCTACGTCGTCGTTTTCCTCCTCCCGCTCTCCTCCTCCAAGTTCCGATATtacttcttcttattattattctcCCACTCCTCAACTCTTCCAGGTCACCGACACACCCACCGACCTCAAGCAATTCCGAATCACAACCCGCTGTTCCCCGCCCATCCCTCACCATCAGGTACGTTTAACAATCCTCCAGAAAGTCTTCAACGGTAAATCCCCTTTTCACGGCTTCCCTCCCCCGCACGTGGCTGAGCTTCTCCACCCGAAGAAAATCAAAGGCTGGGGCTCCAACGGCGCCGTTTTCGAGAACCTTGTCAAACAAGTAAAGCCACGGACCATAATCGAGGTGGGTTCGTTTTTAGGAGCCTCAGCGACTCACATGGCCGAGTTGACTCGTCAACTCGGCCTCCAAACTCAGATTCTTTGCGTTGATGATTTTCGTGGCTGGCCCGGTTTTCTCGACCGGTTCAAGGATTTATACATGGTAAACGGCGACGTTTCGCTGCTTTATCAGTTCATGCAGAATGTTGTTGCAATGAACGCTTCCGGTTCGGTTATTCCATTGCCGTTCTCGACCGGGTCGGTTCTTGATAGCTTGTGTGAGTTGGGGGTTTATGGGGACTTGATTGAGGTGGATGCGGGTCATGATTTTAACTCGGCTTGGTCTGATATAAACCGGGCTTACCGAATTCTTAGACCGGGTGGGGTTTTATTTGGACATGATTATTTTACTGCTGCTGACAATCGTGGGGTAAGACGGGCAGTTAATTTGTTTGCTCAACTCAATGGCTTCAAAGTCAAAGTGGATGGTCAACATTGGGTTCTTATATCTCATTAA